The DNA sequence AAGTGCCCCCAAAATATTCTTAACATAAAAAGATCTCTTTACACCTATTCTTAAAATTTACCTTAAAAGTAGGACACACTTCATCTATTAACATTATATCTCCTTTTCCTAGCTGACTACATAGAAGGATCCATAGCCTTAAAGTTCTCACACCCTTGCCTGGAAGACCACAATAGTTACTGCATCAACGGTGTTTGTGCATTTCACCATGAGCTAGAGAAAGCCATCTGCAGGTAATTGTAAGGAACTTTCCAAGTCTTAGAGACAAGAGAAAGTGAATTTATGTCTGTTGTTTCACACAGTACATTTCCATATTCCTCTGTATTATCTAGTAAAATGGGTTGATCTGAATAAGACTCGCCAGTCCTCTTTGTATTTGAATATCGAGGGAGTCTTTCTAGACTACttggttctgatccccttacccaccagctgccaacaacaacaacaacaacaacaacaacaacaaaacccaaaaacaaaccTAAACGACTGAATCCTCATTACTCAAGGATATGGTTCCCAGATTAGCAACATCAGAGGAACTTGGGagctgttagaaatgcagaatcttatgCTCCActccagaactactgaatcaaaatctgcatttttaacaatgtGCAAAGGTGATTCTGAGTTTTCACAGGATTGTTTGTAGGATGAAATAAAACAGACCAAGGCAAAAACATTTCAGGAATTCTAGAGCAATTAAGATATTATTTTTGTGATCATCAATTTGTTCAGCATTGTCCTGTGGAAGAATAGGATAACAATTTTCTAGAATGACTCAGGCAAGCATACTACTTTCCCCCTCTACCAATGAAGAGAAAATACAGGCCTTAATGAAATGATTATTGTAAAATTCATGgctacttcatttcttttaacaCATTGGTTTTCATTTGGTATTTGcctctttaaattatttattttccattgaattttttttttcattctttgaaataggtcatttgtttgtatttctgtcatCATGGGCTTTAAAAttatacattcttttcttttttttaaaggtgttttaCTGGTTATACTGGAGAAAGATGTGAGCACTTGACCTTAACGTCATATGCTGTGGATCCTTATGAAAAATACATTGCAATTGGGATTGGTGTTGGATTACTAATAAGTGCTTTTCTTGCTATTTTCTATTGCTACATAAGAAAGAGGTATGAAAAAGAGAAACTATGAAGTCATTTGGCATGCACTCATTTGacgaatatttattgagcccctacaatgtgccaggcttTGACATGTATAATGTTTTACTGAAAAAAGTGTTGTAAATTTAGCAAGTTCCTACATAATATTT is a window from the Cynocephalus volans isolate mCynVol1 chromosome 9, mCynVol1.pri, whole genome shotgun sequence genome containing:
- the EPGN gene encoding epigen isoform X2; the encoded protein is MTVLAKEAEGTATPPITAQQGNWTVNETEADYIEGSIALKFSHPCLEDHNSYCINGVCAFHHELEKAICRCFTGYTGERCEHLTLTSYAVDPYEKYIAIGIGVGLLISAFLAIFYCYIRKRCLRLTSPYNVCDGRRPL
- the EPGN gene encoding epigen isoform X1, which codes for MALGVPILVYLLFNAMTVLAKEAEGTATPPITAQQGNWTVNETEADYIEGSIALKFSHPCLEDHNSYCINGVCAFHHELEKAICRCFTGYTGERCEHLTLTSYAVDPYEKYIAIGIGVGLLISAFLAIFYCYIRKRCLRLTSPYNVCDGRRPL